ATCGGTCTAACTTTTTTCTTTTATACAAAATTTATTCTTAGCCGAGTTTGCGCGGTTTGAAGCGAAAATTTTCGTAAATTCTCAAATTTAAGCTCATTTTTCTTGACATAGTATATTTTTTTCGCTACAATGCGCCTTTTCAATAAGTAGGCTAAACTCGCAATGCCTCGGGGTGTAGCGCAGGCTGGTTAGCGCATCTGGTTTGGGACCAGAGGGCCGAAGGTTCGAATCCTTTCACCCCGACCATTTGTTAGATGGTGAGTGTAGCTCAGTCGGTTAGAGCATCAGATTGTGGTCCTGAGGGTCGTGGGTTCGATTCCCATCACTCACCCCACTTGGGCGCTCGTAGCTCAATTGGATAGAGCGACAGACTTCGGATCTGTAGGTTATGGGTTCGACTCCTATCGGGCGCGCCACTTTGTTTTTATGCGCTCATAGCTCAGCTGGATAGAGCAACGGCCTTCTAAGCCGTAGGCCTCAGGTTCGAATCCTGATGGGCGTACCACTTTATTATTGTTGTGCGGATGTGGTGAAATTGGCAGACACGCCAGACTTAGGATCTGGTGCCCCACGGCGTGAAGGTTCAAGTCCTTTCATCCGCACCATCCAAAACTCCCTAAAATGCGACCTTCTAAAACTTAAGCTTTAAAAAGGTAACCCGACGGGTAACCCAATTTTCGTTCTTTTTATTTTTAACTTTATCCCCCCTCCTCAAAAAATTTATTTAATATTCTAAAACATATCTTAGTCAATCTATTCCATCATCATGTATTTTGCTTTGAAAGGTCTATCCAAATGCTGTTTTTTATAATTATGTCTATAGTAACCCAGGTGTTGTAATGTATTAATACTTTTTATAATCATATACAATCACTGTAATTAATTGTAGTAATACTTAAATACGCCAAAAATAAACCATAGTTACAGCAAACAAAAAAGACTAAGGGTTGGAGACGTTTTATATCCATATCAATTAACTCCGAAAATATGCCAGAATACGATATTTTTATATATGAATATAGCGTTGTTTTCTCATAATTTTTTATAATAGAGTTTAACAAAAAATATCCTTTTGTAAAAGTACTAAAGGATCATGTATGCTATAATGGTGATGATGAAACGATTATACAAGTTTAAGTAATATAAGGTAGGGTATGAAGCAAAAACAATGAGAGTGTATGAATGAAATGTAGAACAAATAAAACATAAAAACATACAAGACATCTTAACTAAATTTGAAGAAATCAAGAATATTGGTACTCTACCTGGAAAAAATATTTCAAGAACCTAATTTCTAATACTAGGAGTAAGAATAGCCCTATAATAATATATGCTGTTTAGCTCTTTAAAGCGATGTGCTATATATGTCACTGGCGGGTAAAAGTGAAACAGCTTTATGCGCGAGTGAAATCAAAATCATTTAAAGTACTGCAATTTCAGACTTTTAAAAGGTAAATTTAAGCTAGATACCCCCAGGTCAAGTCTCCCCCGTGACACCATAAATGCCCTATTTATCGGTATTTAAACCGCCTCTTTTGCAGTTTCCCTTTCTTTGAATTTTTTCTTAAACTATGGTACGCTTTTGATAAAAAGCGGTACAATTTTTTAAAACCTGCTATTTTACAAAAACATTCATATAAAATTGCTTTTGTTTTTCTTTGTTGCATTTTTAGGGATACATTTAGTATGGGGAGGTATTGAGGTATTGAGGAAGATTTATAAATCAAAAATAAACAACGCAAATACTTTCATAAATTTACTTTCATATATTGATATTTTCTTGGACATTGCTAAATTTTGAACATAAACCGTCTGCTTAAATTTTCTAAAGACAGACTGCGTGATAAAAGCTTATAATTGCACGAATACCAAGAAAAGCAAAGCTTGTAAATTGGTAGATAGATTATATTGCAGCCTTAATAGCATAGATAGGTTTAGTATTTTGCGCGTAGATTTAGGACTTCTTATTTGCCCATCACCTCACGCTTAACCCCTCATCCATATACTTGATTATCGGATATATAAACAGCTCTATGACCCTTCTTTTACCCGTCTTTACTTCTGCTATTACGCTCATACCTATTTCAAGCCGTTTGGTTTCTCCCTCTACTTTTATGTCTAGACTCTTTGGTTTTATCTTGATTTCGTATATTAGCCCAAGCTTTTCGTCTTCTATGGCGTCTTTTGAGATTTCTATTATATTGCCGTGTAATAGTCCATACTTTTGAAAGCTAAAGGTATCTATCTTTACGGCTACTTCTTGACCCAGTTTTAAAAAACCTATGTCTTTATTTAGAACATTTGCTTTTATGATAAGAGGAGCGTCTGAGGGAACTATGGATATTAGATTATCGTTTGGACTTACTACTCCTCCTTCGGTATGAACGAGTAGCTTTCCCACAAATCCGTCTACGGGAGATTTTATCTGCTGGGTCTTGTTTGAAAAAAGGATTGCGTTTATCTGAGCGCTTAGTTCTCTTTTTTCTTTTTCTTTGCTTAGTGATGTTTCTATCCAGCTTGATTTTATGGTTTTTATCGCTTTTTGGTTTTCTTCTATGATTTCTTCGAGTTTTTTATTTGATTCTTTTAGTCTATATAGGGCGATATCTTTTTGCTCTTTTAAATTTATGATATTTTTACTTACCTCTTCATATTCTTTTTTGGCTATTAGATCAAGCACCTTTTGCAGTCTTGCTTTAGCCTCCTCTTCTTTTTTTAGAAGAAGGCTAAGCCTATTTACTTCGCTCTCATTAGCTTTGATATCAAGCTTGGCTGAGTTTAGTTTGGCTTTGTTGCCCTCATAGGTGCTAGCTAAAATTTGTTTTTGGCTATTATATAAGCTTAGCTGAGAGGAGTTTAGCTTGTTTAGTTCGTCTTTACTTAAATTTGATTCATTAATAAGAGCTTCTAGTAAAACAATGTCTGAATCAATCACCGCTAGATCGTCTTGTTTGCTTGATAGCGAGGCATCAGTTACCGTGGGGTCTATTTGTATTAGGATGTCTCCTTTTTTAACCCTATCTGATTCTTTAACGAATATCTTTGAGACCACTCCGCTTTCAAGAGGCTTTAGTATCTTTATCTCTCCGCTTGGTACGACCTTGCCTTGTGCGCTTACTACTACGTCTACTTTAGCTAGTATCAGCCAAGCGGTAGCAAATATCATAATAGCCAGTACCAGATAAAGGATGATTCTGCCAAGAGGATTAAGGGGTTTATCTTCTATTTCTATAAGCAGGGGTTTAAATTCGTGGAGGTCGTTCAAAGGTTTCCTTTGTTTTTATCGTATTATATCGTTTTAAATTCTAAGTTTGCGCCGAATAGTAAAATATCCGCGCTTTTTTATTTCGGTGCAAGAGCTGACGATTAAAATTTTAAAACCATTTAAGCTATACATTGTATAATCATTGACAAATTAAAAGGAGTAAAAATGCAAGTGGCGCTTAATAAATGGGGCAATAGCGTGGGGTTAAGGATGCCAAATTCTATATTGCTAGAACTGGGTATAGGTTGCGGCAATAAGCTAGATATCAAAGTAGAGAACGGTAAGGCGGTAATGGAGCCGGTAGACGATAAAAAAGATAGGCTTGCCAAGCTGCTAAAAGCTATAAAGCCGGATAATCTACACGGCGAATCGATTACCGGCGTTGCTATGGGTAATGAAATAATATGAGCTATACGCCAGACGCCGCAGATGTAATATGGATTGATTTTGATCCCCAAGCCGGACATGAACAAGCCAAACGCCGCCCGGCCGTCGTATTAACGCCCAAAGCCTACAACGAAAAAACGAGTCTGCTTATCTGCGTACCGCTAACCACGAAAGTAAAAAACTATCCGTTTGAGGTTGCCATTAGCGGCGAAAAAGATAGCGTCGCACTAGCCGATCACGTAAAAAGCCTAGACTGGCGGGCTAGAAACGCTAAATATAAAGGAGAGATAACGCAAGAGGAGTTAGGAGAAATTCAAGAAAAACTCGGACTGCTTTTGGGGATATAACACTAGGCATTTAAAGCAAGCATACCTTGTGGTTTTAAGATAAACTATACAAACCATTTTTAAAAGAGTAGACTGACTAATGTATTGTAAATTTGCCTTCTGCCATAAATTTAATCAAGCGATAACTAAATCAAACGAGATTTATTCTTAAATTACTCCTCGCTTCCCTGCTGCCTATTTAAAAAGTAATAATACCCCCTTTGCTTCATCAAGCTTTCGTGATCTCCTCTTTCTATCAGCCTTCCTTTATCTAGCACTATTATCTCGTTACAATCTTTTACGGTACTTAGCCTATGAGCTACGATAAATACGGTTCTGTTTTTCTTGATGGCTGCAAGGTTATTTGAGATTATCTTTTCGCTTTCGTAATCAAGCGCGGAGGTAGCTTCGTCGAATATTAAAATTCTTGGGTTTGTCAGTATGGCTCTTGCGATCGCGATACGTTGTTTTTGACCACCCGAAAGCGACGAGCCTCGCTCTCCTACTAATGTATCGTAGCCCTCGGGCAACGCGCTTATAAACTCATCGGCTCCCGATACCCTTGAAGCTTGCAAGATTAGATCCATAGAGGCGCTTGGATAAGCATAAGCTATGTTTTCTTTAACGGAGCCGCTAAAAAGATAGCTATCTTGCAGCACTACTCCTATGTTTTGCCTAAGCCAGGAAGGATTCATATGTCTGATATCGACTCCGTCTATATAGATAGCTCCCTCGTTTGCATAGTATAGTCTTTGAAGAAGCCTAGTTAGAGTACTCTTTCCGCTACCGCTTCTACCTACTATGCCTATACTGGTGTTTGGTTTTACCTCTAAGCTAAAGTTTTGAAGTACGATAGGAGAGTTTGGAGAGTATTTAAAGCTAACGTTATCAAACTTCACTTCGCCTTTTATCTCGCCCAGAGTTATAGCGTTACCGTTTTCTTGCTCTTTTGGGGTATTTAGTATGTCTCCTAGTCTATCTACGCTAAGAAGCGCTTGTTGAAATTCGTTCCAAAGACCTACCAGCCTCATTATAGGAGCGCTAAATTGCCCTGCAAACATCTGAAAGGCTATTAGCTGACCTACGCTTAGTTTGTTTTCTATAACTAGGCCAACGCCTAGATAGAGTATAGCTAGCGTCATTAGCTTTGAAAGGGCATTTGCGATGCCTGAAAGTATATTTGATAAATTTGAAAGCTCGAAGCTTGATTTTACGTATTTGGCTAAAAAATCCTCCCAAAGGCGCTGCATACTGCCTTCAATCGCTAAGGATTTAACGGTGGATATTCCGGTGATTGATTCGACTAGATAGGAGTTTGATCTGGCTCCCATTTGAAATTTATCCTCAAGCCTTGCTCTAAGCCTTGGGGTAGCAAAGAAATAAAGCGTAGCTATAACGGCTACAAAGCCCAAGGCTACTAATGTAAGCTTAACGCTATAAAGCAGCATCATCGCTACAAACACCACGCTAAAAAGCATATCAAGCAGCACGGTAACCGATTTATTGGCTATAAACTCCCTTATACTATCTAGCTCTCTAACTCTAGCTACTATGTTTCCTACTTTTCTGTTTTCAAAGTAGATCATGGGTAGTTTTATCAGGTGATCAAATAGCATAGCCCCAAGCCTAGCGTCTATCTTTGAAGTAGTGTGGGCAAATATATAGTTTCTGCTAAGGCTTAAAAGCATCTCAAAT
This genomic stretch from uncultured Campylobacter sp. harbors:
- a CDS encoding HlyD family type I secretion periplasmic adaptor subunit, which encodes MNDLHEFKPLLIEIEDKPLNPLGRIILYLVLAIMIFATAWLILAKVDVVVSAQGKVVPSGEIKILKPLESGVVSKIFVKESDRVKKGDILIQIDPTVTDASLSSKQDDLAVIDSDIVLLEALINESNLSKDELNKLNSSQLSLYNSQKQILASTYEGNKAKLNSAKLDIKANESEVNRLSLLLKKEEEAKARLQKVLDLIAKKEYEEVSKNIINLKEQKDIALYRLKESNKKLEEIIEENQKAIKTIKSSWIETSLSKEKEKRELSAQINAILFSNKTQQIKSPVDGFVGKLLVHTEGGVVSPNDNLISIVPSDAPLIIKANVLNKDIGFLKLGQEVAVKIDTFSFQKYGLLHGNIIEISKDAIEDEKLGLIYEIKIKPKSLDIKVEGETKRLEIGMSVIAEVKTGKRRVIELFIYPIIKYMDEGLSVR
- a CDS encoding AbrB/MazE/SpoVT family DNA-binding domain-containing protein; its protein translation is MQVALNKWGNSVGLRMPNSILLELGIGCGNKLDIKVENGKAVMEPVDDKKDRLAKLLKAIKPDNLHGESITGVAMGNEII
- the mazF gene encoding endoribonuclease MazF; translation: MSYTPDAADVIWIDFDPQAGHEQAKRRPAVVLTPKAYNEKTSLLICVPLTTKVKNYPFEVAISGEKDSVALADHVKSLDWRARNAKYKGEITQEELGEIQEKLGLLLGI
- a CDS encoding type I secretion system permease/ATPase — translated: MQSALKSLEIVGALNNVRIDSRAIIRDYALNSAPSFEELIKIAKDKGFKAKIKPLTVKNLASYPLPCIARDKNGVYFNILKVDASKNEVLIFKDKNEPYAIKFEELLSILNPNPKMIVLKHKLLNDRIKFGFGWFYARMLSYKKIVGEILIASFVIQLFGLVTPLFTQVVLDKVLVHHSLSTLNVIAVAFGAVIIFEMLLSLSRNYIFAHTTSKIDARLGAMLFDHLIKLPMIYFENRKVGNIVARVRELDSIREFIANKSVTVLLDMLFSVVFVAMMLLYSVKLTLVALGFVAVIATLYFFATPRLRARLEDKFQMGARSNSYLVESITGISTVKSLAIEGSMQRLWEDFLAKYVKSSFELSNLSNILSGIANALSKLMTLAILYLGVGLVIENKLSVGQLIAFQMFAGQFSAPIMRLVGLWNEFQQALLSVDRLGDILNTPKEQENGNAITLGEIKGEVKFDNVSFKYSPNSPIVLQNFSLEVKPNTSIGIVGRSGSGKSTLTRLLQRLYYANEGAIYIDGVDIRHMNPSWLRQNIGVVLQDSYLFSGSVKENIAYAYPSASMDLILQASRVSGADEFISALPEGYDTLVGERGSSLSGGQKQRIAIARAILTNPRILIFDEATSALDYESEKIISNNLAAIKKNRTVFIVAHRLSTVKDCNEIIVLDKGRLIERGDHESLMKQRGYYYFLNRQQGSEE